From the Manihot esculenta cultivar AM560-2 chromosome 3, M.esculenta_v8, whole genome shotgun sequence genome, one window contains:
- the LOC110611652 gene encoding TBC1 domain family member 13 isoform X2 has product MVKKNVPDWLNSSLWSTTAPSSSADDDRLHRYSSKHSTFADSTTSTESFDGLPVPVSPRASKIEEPPPRPSMPEIKIKDKDKDSRNSGSTSFNNSNNEDNGTSVTSPSAEDISIQAQFLTELSRKVVNIRELRRIACQGIPDGSGIRSTVWKSEITRRLEDCENDEAKSESSGMLSRSQITHGEHPLSLGKTSVWNQFFQDTEIMEQIDRDVKRTHPDMHFFSGDSSFAKSNQEALKNILIVFAKLNPGIRYVQGMNEILAPLFYVFRNDPDEEMAVFAEADTFFCFVELLSGFRDHFCQQLDNSVVGIRSTITKLSQLLKEHDEELWRHLEVTTKVNPQFYAFRWITLLLTQEFNFADSLHIWDTLLSDPEGPQETLQRICCAMLILVRRRLLAGDFTSNLKLLQNYPPTNISHLLYVANKLRAQPSG; this is encoded by the exons ATGGTGAAGAAAAATGTTCCTGATTGGCTCAACAGCTCACTTTGGTCCACCACCGCTCCTTCCTCCTCCGCCGACGACGATCGCCTTCACCGCTACTCGTCCAAGCACTCCACTTTCGCTGACTCCACCACCTCAACCGAATCTTTCGATGGGCTACCTGTCCCGGTGTCACCGCGCGCTTCAAAAATAGAGGAGCCTCCTCCTCGTCCTTCGATGCCTGAAATCAAAATTAAGGATAAAGATAAAGATTCGCGAAACAGCGGTAGTACTAgttttaataatagtaataatgaggataatgGGACCTCTGTGACCAGTCCATCTGCCGAGGATATTTCCATACAGGCTCAGTTCTTGACCGAG TTGTCAAGGAAGGTGGTGAATATAAGGGAATTGAGGAGAATTGCATGTCAGGGGATACCTGATGGCTCCGGTATTCGTTCTACGGTCTGGAAG TCGGAAATCACAAGGAGGTTGGAGGATTGTGAAAATGATGAGGCAAAAAGTGAAAGCAGTGGCATGCTATCAAGATCGCAGATAACTCATGGAGAGCATCCTTTGAGCCTTGGGAAGACCAGCGTCTGGAATCAGTTTTTCCAG GACACAGAGATCATGGAGCAAATTGACCGAGATGTGAAACGCACTCATCCAGACATGCACTTCTTTTCTGGGGACTCATCTTTTGCAAAATCCAATCAG GAGGCTTTGAAAAACATATTGATTGTATTTGCTAAATTAAATCCGGGCATAAGATATGTTCAAGGGATGAATGAAATTCTGGCGCCCCTTTTTTACGTATTCAGAAATGACCCTGACGAGGAAATGGCG GTTTTTGCTGAAGCAGACACATTCTTTTGTTTTGTTGAATTATTGAGTGGATTTCGGGATCATTTCTGCCAGCAACTTGATAACAGTGTTGTTGGTATTCGTTCAACTATTACAAAGTTGTCCCAGCTCTTGAAGGAACATGATGAAGAACTTTGGCGCCATCTTGAGGTCACAACCAag GTCAATCCCCAATTTTATGCATTTAGGTGGATTACTCTCCTCTTGACTCAGGAATTCAACTTTGCAGATAGTCTTCATATTTGGGACACACTTCTGAGCGACCCTGAAGGTCCACAG GAAACTTTACAACGAATATGTTGTGCAATGTTGATTCTCGTTCGGAGGCGCCTGCTAGCAGGAGATTTCACTTCTAATCTCAAGCTTCTCCAGAACTATCCCCCTACAAACATCAGTCATTTGCTCTATGTGGCAAACAAGTTGCGTGCTCAACCATCAGGCTAA
- the LOC110611652 gene encoding TBC1 domain family member 13 isoform X1: MVKKNVPDWLNSSLWSTTAPSSSADDDRLHRYSSKHSTFADSTTSTESFDGLPVPVSPRASKIEEPPPRPSMPEIKIKDKDKDSRNSGSTSFNNSNNEDNGTSVTSPSAEDISIQAQFLTELSRKVVNIRELRRIACQGIPDGSGIRSTVWKLLLGYLPADRSLWSSELAKRRSQYKHFKEEFLINPSEITRRLEDCENDEAKSESSGMLSRSQITHGEHPLSLGKTSVWNQFFQDTEIMEQIDRDVKRTHPDMHFFSGDSSFAKSNQEALKNILIVFAKLNPGIRYVQGMNEILAPLFYVFRNDPDEEMAVFAEADTFFCFVELLSGFRDHFCQQLDNSVVGIRSTITKLSQLLKEHDEELWRHLEVTTKVNPQFYAFRWITLLLTQEFNFADSLHIWDTLLSDPEGPQETLQRICCAMLILVRRRLLAGDFTSNLKLLQNYPPTNISHLLYVANKLRAQPSG; encoded by the exons ATGGTGAAGAAAAATGTTCCTGATTGGCTCAACAGCTCACTTTGGTCCACCACCGCTCCTTCCTCCTCCGCCGACGACGATCGCCTTCACCGCTACTCGTCCAAGCACTCCACTTTCGCTGACTCCACCACCTCAACCGAATCTTTCGATGGGCTACCTGTCCCGGTGTCACCGCGCGCTTCAAAAATAGAGGAGCCTCCTCCTCGTCCTTCGATGCCTGAAATCAAAATTAAGGATAAAGATAAAGATTCGCGAAACAGCGGTAGTACTAgttttaataatagtaataatgaggataatgGGACCTCTGTGACCAGTCCATCTGCCGAGGATATTTCCATACAGGCTCAGTTCTTGACCGAG TTGTCAAGGAAGGTGGTGAATATAAGGGAATTGAGGAGAATTGCATGTCAGGGGATACCTGATGGCTCCGGTATTCGTTCTACGGTCTGGAAG CTCTTACTGGGGTATCTACCAGCTGATCGCTCCCTTTGGTCAAGTGAATTGGCTAAGAGGAGGTCTCAGTACAAGCATTTTAAAGAGGAGTTTTTAATCAATCCT TCGGAAATCACAAGGAGGTTGGAGGATTGTGAAAATGATGAGGCAAAAAGTGAAAGCAGTGGCATGCTATCAAGATCGCAGATAACTCATGGAGAGCATCCTTTGAGCCTTGGGAAGACCAGCGTCTGGAATCAGTTTTTCCAG GACACAGAGATCATGGAGCAAATTGACCGAGATGTGAAACGCACTCATCCAGACATGCACTTCTTTTCTGGGGACTCATCTTTTGCAAAATCCAATCAG GAGGCTTTGAAAAACATATTGATTGTATTTGCTAAATTAAATCCGGGCATAAGATATGTTCAAGGGATGAATGAAATTCTGGCGCCCCTTTTTTACGTATTCAGAAATGACCCTGACGAGGAAATGGCG GTTTTTGCTGAAGCAGACACATTCTTTTGTTTTGTTGAATTATTGAGTGGATTTCGGGATCATTTCTGCCAGCAACTTGATAACAGTGTTGTTGGTATTCGTTCAACTATTACAAAGTTGTCCCAGCTCTTGAAGGAACATGATGAAGAACTTTGGCGCCATCTTGAGGTCACAACCAag GTCAATCCCCAATTTTATGCATTTAGGTGGATTACTCTCCTCTTGACTCAGGAATTCAACTTTGCAGATAGTCTTCATATTTGGGACACACTTCTGAGCGACCCTGAAGGTCCACAG GAAACTTTACAACGAATATGTTGTGCAATGTTGATTCTCGTTCGGAGGCGCCTGCTAGCAGGAGATTTCACTTCTAATCTCAAGCTTCTCCAGAACTATCCCCCTACAAACATCAGTCATTTGCTCTATGTGGCAAACAAGTTGCGTGCTCAACCATCAGGCTAA
- the LOC110612075 gene encoding MAP7 domain-containing protein 2, with the protein MAGVSLKCGDCGALLKSVEEAQEHAELTSHSNFSESTEAVLNLVCTTCGKPCRSKTESDLHTKRTGHTEFADKTSEAAKPISLEVTKAPMEVDEPGDGSSSAQPEEMVAPEVDQKLLEELEGMGFPKARATRALHYSGNISLEAAVNWVVEHENDPDVDEMPLIPANTKAEAPKPTLTPEEMKLKAQELKERARKKKEEEEKRMEREREKERIRIGRELLEAKRIEEENERKRLLALRKAEKEEEKRAREKIRQKLEEDKAERRRKLGLPPEEPATVKPSASVAEEKKSSLPVRPATKAEQMRECLRTLKQTHKDDDAKVKRAFETLLTYIGNVAKNPNEEKYRKIRVKNQTFLDRVGSLKGGIEFLEICGFEKIEGDEFLFLPRDKVEMAVLNSAGSELNSAISNPFFGVL; encoded by the exons ATGGCGGGAGTATCGTTGAAGTGCGGGGACTGTGGGGCCCTCTTGAAGTCTGTAGAGGAGGCCCAGGAGCACGCCGAGCTGACCTCTCACTCCAACTTCTCCGAGTCGACGGAGGCTGTGCTCAATCTCGTCTGCACTACTTGCGGCAAACCTTGCCGATCCAAAACA GAAAGTGACCTGCACACGAAGAGAACTGGGCATACAGAGTTTGCGGATAAGACTTCTGAAGCAGCCAAACCAATCAGTCTAGAGGTTACAAAAGCACCAATGGAAGTGGATGAACCTGGCGATGGAAGCTCCAGTGCCCAGCCTGAAG AAATGGTTGCTCCGGAGGTTGACCAAAAGCTCCTTGAGGAACTGGAAGGAATGGGTTTCCCAAAGGCACGGGCAACACGGGCACTTCATTATTCTG GAAATATCAGTCTTGAGGCAGCTGTTAATTGGGTTGTTGAGCATGAGAATGACCCAGATGTTGATGAAATGCCCTTG ATACCTGCTAACACCAAAGCTGAGGCTCCTAAACCTACTCTTACACCCGAAGAAATGAAGCTCAAAGCACAAGAGCTAAA GGAACGTGCCCGCAAGAAgaaggaagaggaagagaagagaatggaaagagagagagaaaag GAGAGAATTAGAATTGGCAGGGAACTCCTAGAAGCTAAACGAATtgaggaagaaaatgaaagaaaacg TTTGTTGGCCCTCCGGAAggcagagaaagaagaagagaagagggcTAGGGAAAAAATTCGTCAGAAGTTGGAAGAGGACAAG GCAGAAAGAAGAAGGAAGCTTGGATTGCCACCTGAAGAACCGGCAACTGTAAAACCTTCAGCATCTGTTGCGGAGGAGAAAAAG AGCTCCTTGCCTGTTAGGCCTGCCACAAAAGCAGAACAAATGAGGGAGTGTTTGAGAACTCTTAAGCAGACTCACAAG GATGATGATGCTAAAGTGAAGAGGGCATTCGAGACTCTCCTAACTTACATAGGGAATGTTGCCAAAAATCCTAATGAGGAGAAGTACAGAAAAATTAGGGTTAAAAACCAAACCTTTCTG GATAGAGTTGGTTCATTGAAGGGGGGCATCGAGTTCTTGGAGATATGCGGTTTTGAGAAAATTGAAGGCGATGAGTTCCTCTTCTTACCTAGGGACAAGGTTGAGATGGCTGTGCTGAATTCTGCCGGGTCTGAGCTGAATTCTGCAATTAGTAATCCATTTTTTGGTGTGCTTTAA